Proteins encoded in a region of the Anopheles aquasalis chromosome 2, idAnoAquaMG_Q_19, whole genome shotgun sequence genome:
- the LOC126569348 gene encoding uncharacterized protein LOC126569348: protein MKLERLMWLIWVPAVALVCSLASGEEAKTFPGASIVLPAVLPILGTIIPALLPGAPLPGLPGVSVSHATSIATSVHMKPIAISHSGSVSTSSNTNAGATASIGGASLTAQSSSGTASKGTPHRAGPPAPLLSKRWRKFFQKLG, encoded by the exons ATGAAGCTTGAAAGACTAATGTGGCTCATCTGGGTACCGGCAGTGGCTCTCGTATGCTCGCTGGCCAGTGGTGAAGAGGCAAAAACGTTTCCTGG TGCCTCGATCGTTCTGCCGGCCGTTCTACCGATCCTGGGCACGATCATCCCAGCCCTGCTTCCTGGTGCTCCCTTACCGGGCCTGCCCGGTGTATCCGTTTCCCACGCGACGTCCATCGCTACCTCCGTCCACATGAAACCCATCGCTATCAG CCATAGTGGATCGGTTTCGACGAGCAGTAACACGAATGCTGGTGCCACGGCATCCATCGGTGGAGCGTCACTGACCGCTCAAAGCAGTTCCGGGACGGCCAGTAAAGGAACGCCACATCGAGCAGGCCCTCCCGCACCGCTGCTCAGCAAACGATGGCGAAAGTTCTTCCAAAAACTTGGCTAA
- the LOC126581403 gene encoding lamin Dm0-like, whose product MSQKMKKSSSKASSTTTSAVKTEQPAVIAETSSVSSSGSTVSSPSDAAGIETALSPSRRSRLREKNNLMNLNDRLACYIERVRYLEQENSRLLHELTTLQETANREVSGLKAIYEHELTDARKLLDETARDKAKLEIEAKRYCEENEQLRMKLNRRTKELSELEKDARVHESRCIELTASYNTICSERKKLQEELNEAEKEAEKLRRTFDTMRKDYEHETLIRVDLENNIQSLREELTFKEQVHSQELNESKLRRQSEISEMDGYLMEQYETKLQQTLQELRDQYEHQLRINREEMAGLFEGRIHSLEERLMLERTRYEEEKSKMAQEIDRMRNDMAVQLKDYQDLMDIKISLDLEIAAYDKLLSSEETRLNITPSVTSTTSASRLFRTPSSLKRKRNALDESLDYSIVTSAKGDVEVSECDPEGRFVRIQNKSKQEYPLDGWQLVRRPQDAPEVRYKFGKGSKIEGNGMVTIWGTVANRKPDPPIDLVMKSSLWTVTDTMVTTLLNAEGEEVALVERQRTSKVPKDKYFHEETGGRIGVSYSASQHMKRSPPSSNSTRIVNGSHSKTDEQCSIM is encoded by the coding sequence ATGTcgcagaaaatgaagaaatcatcatcgaaagCATCATCTACCACGACGTCGGCGGTTAAGACGGAGCAACCGGCGGTTATTGCCGAAACATCCTCGGTATCGTCCTCTGGCTCCACCGTTTCCAGCCCATCGGATGCGGCCGGGATCGAGACGGCCTTGAGCCCATCGCGTCGTAGCAGGCTGCGTGAGAAGAACAACCTGATGAACCTGAACGATCGGTTGGCGTGTTACATCGAGCGCGTCCGTTACCTGGAGCAGGAAAACTCACGCCTTTTGCACGAGCTGACCACGCTACAGGAGACGGCCAACCGGGAGGTATCGGGGCTGAAGGCCATCTACGAGCACGAGCTAACCGATGCGCGCAAACTGCTCGATGAAACGGCCCGTGATAAGGCAAAGCTTGAGATAGAAGCGAAGCGTTATTGCGAGGAAAATGAGCAGCTGCGCATGAAGCTGAACCGCCGCACCAAGGAACTGAGTGAACTGGAGAAGGACGCACGGGTGCACGAGTCGCGGTGCATCGAGCTGACCGCTAGCTACAACACAATTTGCTCCGAGCGGAAGAAGCTACAGGAGGAACTGAATGAGGCagagaaggaagcggaaaagctGCGCCGCACCTTCGACACGATGCGTAAGGACTACGAGCATGAGACGCTGATCCGCGTCGATCTGGAGAACAACATCCAGAGTCTGCGCGAGGAGCTCACGTTCAAGGAGCAGGTTCACAGTCAGGAGCTGAACGAGAGCAAGCTACGGCGGCAGAGCGAAATCAGCGAAATGGATGGGTATCTGATGGAGCAGTACGAGACGAAGCTGCAGCAGACACTGCAGGAACTGCGCGATCAGTACGAGCATCAGCTGCGCATCAATCGCGAGGAAATGGCCGGTCTGTTCGAGGGTCGCATCCACTCGCTCGAGGAACGGTTGATGCTCGAGCGAACGCGCTacgaggaggaaaagagcAAAATGGCTCAagagatcgatcgaatgcgCAACGATATGGCGGTCCAGCTGAAGGACTATCAGGATCTGATGGACATCAAGATATCGCTCGACCTCGAGATCGCCGCGTACGACAAACTGCTATCGTCGGAGGAAACGCGCCTCAACATCACACCGAGTGTTACGAGCACCACGAGTGCTTCGCGCCTCTTCCGAACGCCGTCCTCCctgaagcggaaacggaacgcaCTGGATGAATCGCTCGACTATTCGATCGTGACCTCGGCCAAGGGCGATGTGGAGGTGAGCGAGTGTGATCCCGAGGGCCGGTTCGTACGGATTCAGAACAAATCGAAGCAGGAGTACCCACTGGACGGGTGGCAGCTGGTGCGCCGTCCTCAAGATGCTCCCGAGGTACGCTACAAGTTTGGCAAGGGCAGTAAAATCGAGGGCAACGGTATGGTAACGATCTGGGGTACGGTTGCCAATCGAAAGCCGGATCCACCGATCGATCTGGTTATGAAGAGCTCACTCTGGACGGTTACCGATACGATGGTGACGACTCTCCTCAATGCTGAGGGTGAAGAGGTGGCCCTGGTCGAACGCCAGCGAACCAGCAAAGTGCCAAAGGATAAGTACTTCCACGAGGAAACAGGCGGCCGTATCGGGGTGTCCTATTCCGCTAGTCAACATATGAAACGATCGCCTCCCAGCAGTAATAGTACGCGGATTGTAAACGGATCGCACAGCAAAACCGACGAGCAGTGCAGCATCATGTGA
- the LOC126577599 gene encoding LOW QUALITY PROTEIN: angiopoietin-4-like (The sequence of the model RefSeq protein was modified relative to this genomic sequence to represent the inferred CDS: inserted 1 base in 1 codon) has product MLLNSQESLKKQLLELQQEVQELRRSAAETQNNILKRLETGLEEITEVQGSNQQIHDRLADIERLQLDPLQSCQAVPPKVSGKYKIQANEQTRPFVAYCEQALFDGGWLVIQHRFDGTLNFERNWTDYRNGFGQAGAEMWLGLERIHQXELLVELKDFEGNYKYARYDSFAIDSEAEQYQLLTLGAYTGTAGDSLSAHRGIRFSTMDRDNDSIADYSCTEVWEGGWWFDKCFKAFLNGRYQSVDEHKISWYTFHDKYQGLNYTRMSIRPLN; this is encoded by the exons ATGCTACTGAACAGCCAGGAGTCATTGAAGAAACAATTACTGGAGTTACAGCAAGAAGTACAAGAGCTACGCAGGTCCGCAGCAGAAACGCAGAACAATATTCTCAAACGTTTGGAAACAGGACTTGAAGAAATAACCGAGGTGCAAGGCAGCAATCAGCAGATACACGATCGACTGGCCGACATTGAACGTTTGCAACTGGATCCACTGCAGTCCTGCCAAGCCGTACCCCCTAAGGTGTCAGGAAAATATAAAATCCAAGCAAATGAGCAAACGCGTCCCTTCGTTGCATATTGCGAACAAGCGCTATTCGATGGAGGTTGGTTGGTCATCCAGCATCGATTTGATGGGACGTTGAACTTCGAACGGAACTGGACCGATTATCGCAATGGATTCGGTCAAGCTGGTGCGGAAATGTGGTTAGGATTAGAGCGCATTCATC ATGAATTGCTAGTGGAATTGAAAGATTTCGAAGGGAACTACAAGTATGCGCGCTACGACTCATTTGCCATCGACAGCGAAGCAGAGCAGTATCAGCTGTTAACTCTCGGAGCCTACACGGGAACTGCGGGCGATTCTTTGAGTGCGCACAGGGGAATTAGATTTTCAACGATGGACCGCGACAATGATAGCATTGCAGATTATAGTTGTACGGAAGTCTGGGAAGGAGGTTGGTGGTttgataaatgttttaaaGCATTTCTGAACGGAAGATACCAAAGCGTGGATGAGCACAAGATATCGTGGTACACTTTTCACGACAAATATCAAGGATTAAATTACACGAGAATGTCGATTCGCCCGTTGAACTGA